The following are encoded in a window of Dysidea avara chromosome 4, odDysAvar1.4, whole genome shotgun sequence genomic DNA:
- the LOC136253445 gene encoding TNF receptor-associated factor 4-like, with amino-acid sequence MEGGYDYKFMDFPPERLVCKICLLPSRDPYLSLCCGHTFCKECSNVTRRVTRACPMCRKKRFPVVKNKQADREIKSLRVVCTNQNSGCKWQGELNDINSHLGNNDGCQFKTVECSNECGKTLQQRYLTNHLETECPCRQVGCYYCHNVGEYQFIMGEHGEQCPKLPLPCPNGCEVGSVPREDMENHKEVCQLQDVVCPKCRKILQRQHLISHVITICPYRIVDCRYCRISGEHQFIRSWQHRTVCPKLPLPCPNKCEVGSVPRKYMEAHRKECPLEMIQCEYHNVGCEERVMRKDIEKHQEKDMKWHLVLTKENAAQSRKQLRQIKGKMELLQRGVIEARGELVECITTQPSIPTVPVIIRMPRFSYLKNCSEVWISPNFTTCLDNQPVTMNVHVYADGNDNGQGSHLSLYLYVAEGPKSFKDMVKDKFDITLLDQTDSQHSHVVTVKSGVLFHSEWNIGLRPHYSKCPEYLAHSHLQTDSPFLKDDCLYFKISQHDHKE; translated from the coding sequence ATGGAGGGCGGATACGATTACAAGTTTATGGATTTTCCTCCAGAGAGACTTGTATGCAAAATATGCTTGCTTCCTAGCCGGGACCCTTACCTGAGTTTGTGCTGTGGACACACATTTTGCAAGGAATGCTCTAATGTCACTCGAAGAGTTACCAGGGCTTGTCCTATGTGTCGCAAAAAACGATTTCCAGTTGTAAAGAACAAGCAGGCTGATCGGGAGATTAAGAGCCTACGCGTGGTGTGCACTAACCAGAATAGTGGCTGTAAGTGGCAGGGTGAACTAAATGACATCAACAGTCACCTAGGAAATAATGATGGTTGCCAGTTTAAAACAGTAGAGTGTTCCAATGAATGTGGGAAAACTTTACAGCAACGATATCTGACAAATCACCTTGAGACTGAGTGTCCATGTCGTCAAGTGGGCTGCTATTACTGCCACAATGTAGGAGAATATCAGTTCATTATGGGAGAACATGGGGAGCAATGCCCCAAGCTTCCCCTACCCTGTCCCAACGGGTGTGAAGTAGGGAGTGTGCCTCGTGAAGATATGGAGAATCATAAAGAAGTATGTCAACTACAAGATGTTGTTTGTCCTAAGTGTAGGAAAATACTACAACGACAACACCTGATTAGTCATGTTATAACTATATGTCCATATCGCATTGTTGACTGCCGGTACTGCCGCATTTCAGGAGAACATCAATTTATTCGAAGTTGGCAGCACAGAACAGTATGTCCCAAGCTTCCCCTACCttgtcccaacaagtgtgaggTTGGGAGTGTACCTCGTAAATACATGGAAGCACACAGGAAGGAGTGTCCTCTTGAGATGATCCAGTGTGAGTATCACAATGTGGGATGTGAGGAGAGGGTGATGCGTAAGGATATAGAGAAACACCAGGAGAAGGATATGAAATGGCACCTAGTCTTAACTAAAGAAAATGCAGCGCAATCTAGAAAACAGCTTAGACAAATAAAGGGAAAGATGGAGTTGCTACAAAGGGGAGTAATTGAAGCTAGAGGTGAACTTGTTGAATGCATTACAACTCAGCCTTCAATTCCTACAGTTCCTGTAATCATCAGAATGCCTCGATTTTCTTACCTAAAGAATTGTAGCGAGGTATGGATCAGTCCCAACTTTACTACATGTTTAGATAATCAACCTGTCACCATGAACGTGCATGTGTATGCAGATGGCAATGACAATGGACAGGGAAGTCACTTATCACTTTACTTGTATGTCGCAGAAGGACCAAAATCTTTTAAAGATATGGTTAAGGATAAATTTGATATCACATTGTTGGACCAAACTGATTCACAGCATAGCCATGTTGTTACAGTTAAAAGTGGGGTGCTTTTCCATTCTGAATGGAATATTGGCTTGCGTCCGCATTACAGCAAGTGTCCAGAATATCTTGCACACAGTCATTTGCAAACAGACTCTCCATTTCTTAAAGATGACTGCTTGTACTTTAAAATTTCACAGCATGATCATAAAGAATAA
- the LOC136252744 gene encoding transcription elongation factor SPT5-like — translation MGHKVFYWYPQATENIGNLTMGKWQQLMDPIKEMVDVLKVVRELSGIKRGSWVHIKRGMFKVDISRVDYVDCSCNKAVLLMIPRVDYNHKRGHLRSQDPP, via the exons atgggacacaaag TGTTTTATTGGTATCCTCAGGCCACAGAGAACATTGGTAACCTAACAATGGGCAAGTGGCAACAGTTGATGGATCCTATAAAGGAGATGGTTGATGTGCTGAAAGTTGTCAGGGAGTTGTCCGGGATTAAGAGGGGATCATGGGTGCATATTAAGAGAGGAAtgtttaaagttgatatttcCAGG GTTGACTATGTAGACTGCTCTTGTAATAAagcagtattgctgatgatccCAAGAGTTGACTACAATCATAAGAGAGGTCACCTTAGGTCACAAGACCCACCGTAA